One genomic region from Gadus morhua chromosome 9, gadMor3.0, whole genome shotgun sequence encodes:
- the si:ch211-1e14.1 gene encoding UPF0606 protein KIAA1549 isoform X3: MGCFDSSMGPMGIFKGYWCASGLFGMFLGLTILLTVIQASPHVADKHWLDSLTADSLPSDGPNLRFSPQNRPVSFTAASLDPESTAVTQSSDGQPQEPTLNSGSDAADRALSHWGLSPSQNPKAFTSSDPLAEQTLTRTTPALRSLTPGSGPDFEGPSSRRARDLLKKRSIVTISKQPPQSNSTPSAPLGPQLVHLYSDQKNVDESPPTQNQSKAPLNSRERDTETLAPSYLPFFSPHPTAALSEPTEALPVDIFPTNTMDKDWGSGEYMETMSFLGSEGDDYALVSNLPSDMYDLEESASESYDTSFPTRVGVTMSSFLPHFVSPSLSLSPPLTSAGTPTSVYPPPLSSSVHPAFEPTPPVESDVTRSLDEDWSEAFTIQATDLLLPDMNSIEYYTTQLTKENTSLNTGAELRGNGTISGLVSKMSISTTHLVPTRTFTVDPSHMHTSLFGDDGPTDESAWAEEESSGPYAGYEPLNDTSPVNDTALGLQPVSMSEHSSIATSPSFVDASPIWEAEVPTTQLAPTPDAGSDSSYYTESGSALADATAMLPDDVLLSSSPSDVYWFTTETIPLDASSVTPVLSASTAPTPAASAAPAPDDTPAPDETPAPGEATPSTTVSATPNATVQPSSMEPSPDDTSPPPIMIADEGVSGEPTEGHPVTPTASAEDNTTSLMLPVTTTAAATTPHITTSIPTTGQPEAVTTLSTTTVTTGKSPATTPQARQYLCSIDNPAYAVRVGFPSGATVGYAKTQIRDILKSEFNKPVELQVLVPPPKFVFRVVSGPVVYTAIAVTNALRRSGRRFLSVAPGWTQPDNKYLAHSVLQFVPGNVDVRACNFSERIEKGLTLALAEVRRRAQESTNFTVHIVNITMAGPGRQQQPVNIFFAVRGSGGYLLGSEVTNLLLRLTMVEFSYYMGFPVLEIAEPFHYAELNTTQLLRSSWLRTVLLGVLDPRVGDPGFQAKIERQLAQLLGEAMGTVRRAKRATTVGNSSVQVVSLSELTGADHPLEIVYFVEGPSGQRVPAVQSAELLNSLDVQRAAIVLGHRVQGILAQPVEKVASQPPDAENTVLWIVIGVVVPLLVVIVIVSILYWKLCRTDKLEFQPDAMTSIQQRQKLPAPTVKGFDFAKLHLGQHGKDDLMVVQEPEPQGPHPAPGKEGLYPPENREIPVPTSKTSVSSVKASLSGRRRERISPSDGDSVVSDGSSGRDSGEDPRRGQVTPSDSKQARKTPISVANGPPPMNGSEQLSSTASIFEHVDRMSRSMEASRRLPNKIQLIAMQPMAVPPLLRPSVNGKIPVNPHMNKEMQVALRHKSEIEHHRNKIRLRAKRKGHYDFPAMENTPSNGFGDTKDPGRIYQKARQQIDRILDPELHIPSLFTESKKGARGRRSPRQRRKDQLSAGLADADRDHLITSDSDAVYRRGPGVSNVAFVSDPDQGSPARSPSPSDDVFLGPSSPPPGHAPAPPPYAPPQPSIEEARQQMHSLLDDAFALVSPTSQGSAPGVTLPGGGGGPHHPPGASPPAAPGSRAWGSSRPLPLSSFPGPLTIAQPPHSQRYNDLGLPPSLLHRQGLGSSFLPPGEAPGAGPPLQPDSLYPSKGHYAEEQPLSARPRPVGGTAGSQLHHLTQVGLSSRISRGPVGQNDDWSHYHDNDYSAPGHGKDAMPRNGIREPSAPPAHQNTPGLGYPSAPEPLDAGPPTHSSASLIKAIREELLRLSQKQAAVSSYHS, encoded by the exons ACAAACACTGGTTGGATTCCCTCACAGCAGACAGTTTGCCTTCTGACGGCCCAAACTTGCGATTCTCCCCTCAAAATCGACCAGTCTCCTTCACTGCAGCATCGCTAGACCCTGAATCTACTGCAGTGACACAATCCTCCGACGGCCAGCCACAGGAGCCGACACTAAACTCTGGTTCTGATGCTGCTGACAGGGCACTTTCCCACTGGGGCCTTTCACCTTCTCAAAACCCAAAAGCCTTTACCTCAAGTGACCCACTCGCTGAGCAGACATTAACTCGCACAACACCTGCTCTCAGATCGTTGACGCCCGGATCGGGTCCGGATTTTGAGGGCCCTTCATCAAGGCGAGCAAGGGATCTGTTGAAGAAAAGGTCCATTGTGACGATATCAAAACAACCACCCCAATCAAATTCCACACCCTCAGCTCCCTTAGGGCCACAGCTTGTTCACCTTTACTCCGACCAGAAGAACGTAGATGAATCTCCACCAACACAAAACCAAAGCAAAGCCCCACTTAATTCTAGAGAGCGAGACACTGAGACACTGGCCCCCAGCTACCTGCCTTTTTTCAGCCCCCACCCCACAGCCGCTCTATCTGAACCCACGGAGGCCCTACCCGTAGACATCTTCCCTACCAACACCATGGATAAGGACTGGGGCTCCGGGGAGTACATGGAGACCATGTCCTTCCTGGGCTCGGAGGGAGACGACTACGCCCTGGTCTCCAACCTGCCCTCGGACATGTACGACCTGGAGGAGTCGGCCTCAGAGAGCTACGACACGTCCTTCCCGACCAGGGTCGGAGTGACCATGTCCTCTTTCCTCCCGCATTTCGTGTCGCCATCTCTGAGTCTCAGCCCGCCCCTAACCTCCGCCGGTACTCCCACGTCCGTTTATCCgccccccctgtcctcctccgtCCATCCCGCCTTTGAGCCCACTCCCCCGGTTGAGAGTGACGTCACGCGATCCCTGGACGAGGATTGGTCCGAGGCCTTCACCATCCAAGCCACGGACCTCCTCTTGCCCGACATGAACAGCATAGAGTACTACACCACCCAGCTGACCAAGGAGAACACCAGCCTGAACACCGGCGCCGAGCTCAGGGGGAACGGCACCATCTCCGGCCTCGTGTCCAAGATGTCCATCAGCACCACACACTTGGTGCCCACCAGGACTTTCACAGTAGACCCCAGCCACATGCACACCTCTTTGTTCGGAGACGATGGGCCAACGGACGAGAGCGCGTGGGCCGAGGAGGAGTCCTCGGGACCTTACGCGGGCTACGAGCCTCTCAACGACACCAGCCCGGTGAACGACACAGCGCTGGGTCTCCAGCCAGTCAGCATGTCAGAGCACTCCTCCATCGCGACCTCTCCGTCCTTTGTTGACGCTTCTCCGATCTGGGAGGCAGAGGTCCCCACAACGCAGTTGGCCCCCACACCAGACGCGGGGTCGGACAGCTCTTACTACACCGAGTCCGGGTCCGCTCTGGCCGACGCCACAGCCATGCTTCCCGACGACGTCCTCCTCTCGTCTTCGCCGTCGGACGTGTACTGGTTCACCACGGAGACGATCCCCCTCGACGCTAGCTCCGTCACACCCGTCCTGAGCGCTAGCACGGCCCCCACgcccgccgcctccgccgcaCCGGCCCCCGATGACACTCCTGCCCCCGATGAAACCCCTGCCCCAGGCGAAGCCACTCCCAGCACTACCGTCAGCGCCACTCCCAACGCCACCGTCCAACCGTCCTCAATGGAACCCTCACCCGACGACACGTCGCCTCCTCCCATAATGATCGCCGACGAGGGTGTGAGCGGAGAGCCGACCGAGGGCCATCCTGTGACACCGACAGCTTCAGCTGAAGATAACACGACCTCTCTTATGCTCCCGGTTACTACCACTGCCGCGGCCACTACTCCTCACATCACAACGTCTATCCCTACTACCGGTCAACCTGAAGCCGTCACCACGCTCAGCACCACCACGGTCACTACGGGCAAGAGCCCGGCAACGACACCGCAGGCGAGGCAGTATCTCTGCAGCATCGACAATCCCGCGTATGCAGTTAGAGTCG GTTTCCCCTCCGGGGCCACCGTCGGATATGCCAAAACCCAGATCAGGGACATCCTGAAGAGTGAATTCAACAAACCAGTTGAACTGCAG GTTTTGGTGCCTCCTCCCAAGTTTGTTTTCCGCGTGGTATCAGGCCCGGTGGTGTACACGGCCATAGCTGTCACCAACGCCCTGCGAAGGTCTGGCCGCCGCTTCCTGTCTGTGGCTCCGGGTTGGACCCAGCCTGACAATAAGTACCTGGCCCATTCAG TGCTGCAGTTCGTGCCGGGCAACGTGGACGTACGGGCCTGCAACTTCAGCGAGCGGATAGAGAAGGGGCTGACCCTGGCGTTGGCCGAAGTGCGGCGGCGTGCGCAGGAGTCCACCAACTTCACGGTGCAC ATTGTGAACATTACCATGGCTGGCCCCGGACGTCAACAGCAGCCAGTGAACATTTTCTTCGCCGTGCGGGGCTCCGGGGGCTACCTCcttgggtcagaggtcaccaacCTGCTGTTGAGGCTAACCATGGTGGAATTCAGCTACTACATGGGCTTCCCGGTGTTGGAGATAGCCGAGC CGTTCCACTATGCAGAGCTCAACACCACACAGCTTCTTCGATCCTCTTGGTTGAGAACAG tgcTCCTCGGTGTGCTGGACCCCAGGGTGGGTGACCCGGGCTTCCAGGCGAAGATAGAGCGCCAGCTGGCCCAGCTGCTGGGCGAGGCCATGGGGACGGTGCGGCGGGCGAAGAGAGCCACCACTGTGGGCAACAGCAGTGTTCAG GTGGTGAGCCTCAGTGAGCTGACGGGGGCGGACCACCCCCTGGAGATAGTGTACTTCGTGGAGGGTCCCAGCGGACAGAGGGTGCCCGCGGTCCAGTCGGCCGAGCTGCTGAACAGCCTTGACGTGCAGAGGGCTGCCATTGTCCTGGGACACCGAGTGCAGGGCATCCTGGCACAGC CCGTAGAGAAGGTCGCGTCCCAGCCCCCGGACGCGGAGAACACGGTGCTGTGGATCGTCATCGGCGTGGTCGTCCCTCTGCTGGTGGTCATCGTCATCGTCTCCATCCTCTACTGGAAGCTGTGTCGCACCGACAAGCTGGAGTTCCAGCCCGACGCCATGACCTCCATCCAGCAGAGACAGAAG CTGCCAGCCCCCACGGTGAAGGGCTTCGACTTTGCCAAGCTGCACCTGGGACAGCACGGCAAGGACGACCTCATGGTGGTCCAGGAGCCTGAACCCCAGGGGCCCCACCCTGCGCCCGGCAAAGAGGGCCTCTACCCGCCCGAGAACAGGGAGATCCCCGTCCCCACGTCCAAGACGTCCGTGTCCTCCGTCAAGGCGTCGCTCAGTGGCCGCCGGCGGGAGAG gATCTCGCCGTCGGACGGGGACTCTGTGGTGAGCGACGGCTCCAGTGGGCGGGACTCAGGGGAGGATCCACGGCGAGGACAGGTCACGCCCAGCGACAGCAAGCAGGCGCGCAAAACACCCATCAGTGTTGCAAACG GGCCCCCGCCCATGAATGGTTCGGAGCAGCTGTCTTCCACGGCGTCCATCTTCGAGCACGTGGACCGTATGTCCCGCTCCATGGAGGCGAGCAGGAGGCTGCCCAACAAGATCCAGCTCATCGCCATGCAGCCCATGGCCGTCCCCCCACTTCTCAGGCCCAGCGTCAACGGAAAGATACCGGTGAACCCCCACATGAACAAAGAG ATGCAGGTGGCGCTGAGACACAAGTCGGAGATCGAACACCACCGCAACAAGATCCGCCTGCGTGCCAAGAGGAAGGGCCACTACGACTTCCCCGCCATGGAGAACACGCCGTCCAACGGCTTCGGAGACACCAAAGACCCGGGCCGGATCTACCAGAAGGCCCGGCAGCAGATAGACCGGATCCTGGACCCGGAGCTCCACATCCCCTCCCTCTTCACAGAGTCCAAGAAAGG GGCTCGAGGCCGGCGCTCCCCgaggcagaggaggaaggaCCAGCTGAGCGCGGGGCTGGCGGACGCAGACCGGGACCACCTGATCACCAGCGACAGCGACGCCGTCTACAGAAGGGGTCCCGGCGTCAGCAACGTGGCCTTCGTG TCGGACCCCGACCAGGGCTCCCCCGCCCGGAGCCCCTCGCCCAGCGACGACGTCTTCCTGGgcccctcctccccgccgccgGGCCACGCCCCCGCTCCGCCCCCCTACGCCCCGCCCCAGCCCTCCATCGAGGAGGCGCGGCAGCAGATGCACTCGCTGCTGGACGACGCCTTCGCCCTGGTGTCGCCCACCTCGCAGGGCAGCGCGCCGGGCGTCACCCTcccggggggcggcggcggcccccaCCACCCGCCGGGCGCCAGTCCGCCGGCGGCCCCCGGCTCCAGGGCCTGGGGCTCGTCCCGCCCGCTGCCCCTCAGCTCCTTCCCCGGG CCCCTCACCATCGCTCAACCCCCTCACTCACAGAGGTACAACGACCTGGGTTTGCCCCCGAGCCTCCTACACCG ACAGGGGCTAGGCTCCAGCTTCCTGCCCCCAGGGGAGGCCCCAGGCGCTGGGCCCCCACTGCAGCCTGACAGCCTGTACCCTAGCAAGGGCCACTACGCTGAGGAGCAGCCCTTGTCCGCCAGACCACGACCAGTAGGGGGCACTGCAG GctcccagctccaccacctgacGCAGGTGGGTCTGTCCAGCCGCATCAGCAGGGGACCGGTCGGACAGAATGACGACTGGAGCCATTACCATGACAACGACTACTCCGCTCCAGGCCATGGCAAGGATGCG ATGCCCCGGAACGGTATCAGGGAGCCCTCCGCACCGCCGGCCCACCAGAACACGCCCGGGCTGGGCTACCCCTCGGCCCCGGAGCCCCTGGACGCCGGCCCTCCCACCCACTCCTCGGCCTCCCTGATCAAGGCCATCCGGGAGGAGCTGCTGCGGCTGTCCCAGAAACAGGCGGCGGTGTCCAGCTACCACAGCTGA
- the si:ch211-1e14.1 gene encoding UPF0606 protein KIAA1549 isoform X1, whose product MGCFDSSMGPMGIFKGYWCASGLFGMFLGLTILLTVIQASPHVADKHWLDSLTADSLPSDGPNLRFSPQNRPVSFTAASLDPESTAVTQSSDGQPQEPTLNSGSDAADRALSHWGLSPSQNPKAFTSSDPLAEQTLTRTTPALRSLTPGSGPDFEGPSSRRARDLLKKRSIVTISKQPPQSNSTPSAPLGPQLVHLYSDQKNVDESPPTQNQSKAPLNSRERDTETLAPSYLPFFSPHPTAALSEPTEALPVDIFPTNTMDKDWGSGEYMETMSFLGSEGDDYALVSNLPSDMYDLEESASESYDTSFPTRVGVTMSSFLPHFVSPSLSLSPPLTSAGTPTSVYPPPLSSSVHPAFEPTPPVESDVTRSLDEDWSEAFTIQATDLLLPDMNSIEYYTTQLTKENTSLNTGAELRGNGTISGLVSKMSISTTHLVPTRTFTVDPSHMHTSLFGDDGPTDESAWAEEESSGPYAGYEPLNDTSPVNDTALGLQPVSMSEHSSIATSPSFVDASPIWEAEVPTTQLAPTPDAGSDSSYYTESGSALADATAMLPDDVLLSSSPSDVYWFTTETIPLDASSVTPVLSASTAPTPAASAAPAPDDTPAPDETPAPGEATPSTTVSATPNATVQPSSMEPSPDDTSPPPIMIADEGVSGEPTEGHPVTPTASAEDNTTSLMLPVTTTAAATTPHITTSIPTTGQPEAVTTLSTTTVTTGKSPATTPQARQYLCSIDNPAYAVRVGFPSGATVGYAKTQIRDILKSEFNKPVELQVLVPPPKFVFRVVSGPVVYTAIAVTNALRRSGRRFLSVAPGWTQPDNKYLAHSVLQFVPGNVDVRACNFSERIEKGLTLALAEVRRRAQESTNFTVHIVNITMAGPGRQQQPVNIFFAVRGSGGYLLGSEVTNLLLRLTMVEFSYYMGFPVLEIAEPFHYAELNTTQLLRSSWLRTVLLGVLDPRVGDPGFQAKIERQLAQLLGEAMGTVRRAKRATTVGNSSVQVVSLSELTGADHPLEIVYFVEGPSGQRVPAVQSAELLNSLDVQRAAIVLGHRVQGILAQPVEKVASQPPDAENTVLWIVIGVVVPLLVVIVIVSILYWKLCRTDKLEFQPDAMTSIQQRQKLPAPTVKGFDFAKLHLGQHGKDDLMVVQEPEPQGPHPAPGKEGLYPPENREIPVPTSKTSVSSVKASLSGRRRERISPSDGDSVVSDGSSGRDSGEDPRRGQVTPSDSKQARKTPISVANGKNRIGPPPMNGSEQLSSTASIFEHVDRMSRSMEASRRLPNKIQLIAMQPMAVPPLLRPSVNGKIPVNPHMNKEMQVALRHKSEIEHHRNKIRLRAKRKGHYDFPAMENTPSNGFGDTKDPGRIYQKARQQIDRILDPELHIPSLFTESKKGARGRRSPRQRRKDQLSAGLADADRDHLITSDSDAVYRRGPGVSNVAFVSDPDQGSPARSPSPSDDVFLGPSSPPPGHAPAPPPYAPPQPSIEEARQQMHSLLDDAFALVSPTSQGSAPGVTLPGGGGGPHHPPGASPPAAPGSRAWGSSRPLPLSSFPGPLTIAQPPHSQRYNDLGLPPSLLHRQGLGSSFLPPGEAPGAGPPLQPDSLYPSKGHYAEEQPLSARPRPVGGTAGSQLHHLTQVGLSSRISRGPVGQNDDWSHYHDNDYSAPGHGKDAMPRNGIREPSAPPAHQNTPGLGYPSAPEPLDAGPPTHSSASLIKAIREELLRLSQKQAAVSSYHS is encoded by the exons ACAAACACTGGTTGGATTCCCTCACAGCAGACAGTTTGCCTTCTGACGGCCCAAACTTGCGATTCTCCCCTCAAAATCGACCAGTCTCCTTCACTGCAGCATCGCTAGACCCTGAATCTACTGCAGTGACACAATCCTCCGACGGCCAGCCACAGGAGCCGACACTAAACTCTGGTTCTGATGCTGCTGACAGGGCACTTTCCCACTGGGGCCTTTCACCTTCTCAAAACCCAAAAGCCTTTACCTCAAGTGACCCACTCGCTGAGCAGACATTAACTCGCACAACACCTGCTCTCAGATCGTTGACGCCCGGATCGGGTCCGGATTTTGAGGGCCCTTCATCAAGGCGAGCAAGGGATCTGTTGAAGAAAAGGTCCATTGTGACGATATCAAAACAACCACCCCAATCAAATTCCACACCCTCAGCTCCCTTAGGGCCACAGCTTGTTCACCTTTACTCCGACCAGAAGAACGTAGATGAATCTCCACCAACACAAAACCAAAGCAAAGCCCCACTTAATTCTAGAGAGCGAGACACTGAGACACTGGCCCCCAGCTACCTGCCTTTTTTCAGCCCCCACCCCACAGCCGCTCTATCTGAACCCACGGAGGCCCTACCCGTAGACATCTTCCCTACCAACACCATGGATAAGGACTGGGGCTCCGGGGAGTACATGGAGACCATGTCCTTCCTGGGCTCGGAGGGAGACGACTACGCCCTGGTCTCCAACCTGCCCTCGGACATGTACGACCTGGAGGAGTCGGCCTCAGAGAGCTACGACACGTCCTTCCCGACCAGGGTCGGAGTGACCATGTCCTCTTTCCTCCCGCATTTCGTGTCGCCATCTCTGAGTCTCAGCCCGCCCCTAACCTCCGCCGGTACTCCCACGTCCGTTTATCCgccccccctgtcctcctccgtCCATCCCGCCTTTGAGCCCACTCCCCCGGTTGAGAGTGACGTCACGCGATCCCTGGACGAGGATTGGTCCGAGGCCTTCACCATCCAAGCCACGGACCTCCTCTTGCCCGACATGAACAGCATAGAGTACTACACCACCCAGCTGACCAAGGAGAACACCAGCCTGAACACCGGCGCCGAGCTCAGGGGGAACGGCACCATCTCCGGCCTCGTGTCCAAGATGTCCATCAGCACCACACACTTGGTGCCCACCAGGACTTTCACAGTAGACCCCAGCCACATGCACACCTCTTTGTTCGGAGACGATGGGCCAACGGACGAGAGCGCGTGGGCCGAGGAGGAGTCCTCGGGACCTTACGCGGGCTACGAGCCTCTCAACGACACCAGCCCGGTGAACGACACAGCGCTGGGTCTCCAGCCAGTCAGCATGTCAGAGCACTCCTCCATCGCGACCTCTCCGTCCTTTGTTGACGCTTCTCCGATCTGGGAGGCAGAGGTCCCCACAACGCAGTTGGCCCCCACACCAGACGCGGGGTCGGACAGCTCTTACTACACCGAGTCCGGGTCCGCTCTGGCCGACGCCACAGCCATGCTTCCCGACGACGTCCTCCTCTCGTCTTCGCCGTCGGACGTGTACTGGTTCACCACGGAGACGATCCCCCTCGACGCTAGCTCCGTCACACCCGTCCTGAGCGCTAGCACGGCCCCCACgcccgccgcctccgccgcaCCGGCCCCCGATGACACTCCTGCCCCCGATGAAACCCCTGCCCCAGGCGAAGCCACTCCCAGCACTACCGTCAGCGCCACTCCCAACGCCACCGTCCAACCGTCCTCAATGGAACCCTCACCCGACGACACGTCGCCTCCTCCCATAATGATCGCCGACGAGGGTGTGAGCGGAGAGCCGACCGAGGGCCATCCTGTGACACCGACAGCTTCAGCTGAAGATAACACGACCTCTCTTATGCTCCCGGTTACTACCACTGCCGCGGCCACTACTCCTCACATCACAACGTCTATCCCTACTACCGGTCAACCTGAAGCCGTCACCACGCTCAGCACCACCACGGTCACTACGGGCAAGAGCCCGGCAACGACACCGCAGGCGAGGCAGTATCTCTGCAGCATCGACAATCCCGCGTATGCAGTTAGAGTCG GTTTCCCCTCCGGGGCCACCGTCGGATATGCCAAAACCCAGATCAGGGACATCCTGAAGAGTGAATTCAACAAACCAGTTGAACTGCAG GTTTTGGTGCCTCCTCCCAAGTTTGTTTTCCGCGTGGTATCAGGCCCGGTGGTGTACACGGCCATAGCTGTCACCAACGCCCTGCGAAGGTCTGGCCGCCGCTTCCTGTCTGTGGCTCCGGGTTGGACCCAGCCTGACAATAAGTACCTGGCCCATTCAG TGCTGCAGTTCGTGCCGGGCAACGTGGACGTACGGGCCTGCAACTTCAGCGAGCGGATAGAGAAGGGGCTGACCCTGGCGTTGGCCGAAGTGCGGCGGCGTGCGCAGGAGTCCACCAACTTCACGGTGCAC ATTGTGAACATTACCATGGCTGGCCCCGGACGTCAACAGCAGCCAGTGAACATTTTCTTCGCCGTGCGGGGCTCCGGGGGCTACCTCcttgggtcagaggtcaccaacCTGCTGTTGAGGCTAACCATGGTGGAATTCAGCTACTACATGGGCTTCCCGGTGTTGGAGATAGCCGAGC CGTTCCACTATGCAGAGCTCAACACCACACAGCTTCTTCGATCCTCTTGGTTGAGAACAG tgcTCCTCGGTGTGCTGGACCCCAGGGTGGGTGACCCGGGCTTCCAGGCGAAGATAGAGCGCCAGCTGGCCCAGCTGCTGGGCGAGGCCATGGGGACGGTGCGGCGGGCGAAGAGAGCCACCACTGTGGGCAACAGCAGTGTTCAG GTGGTGAGCCTCAGTGAGCTGACGGGGGCGGACCACCCCCTGGAGATAGTGTACTTCGTGGAGGGTCCCAGCGGACAGAGGGTGCCCGCGGTCCAGTCGGCCGAGCTGCTGAACAGCCTTGACGTGCAGAGGGCTGCCATTGTCCTGGGACACCGAGTGCAGGGCATCCTGGCACAGC CCGTAGAGAAGGTCGCGTCCCAGCCCCCGGACGCGGAGAACACGGTGCTGTGGATCGTCATCGGCGTGGTCGTCCCTCTGCTGGTGGTCATCGTCATCGTCTCCATCCTCTACTGGAAGCTGTGTCGCACCGACAAGCTGGAGTTCCAGCCCGACGCCATGACCTCCATCCAGCAGAGACAGAAG CTGCCAGCCCCCACGGTGAAGGGCTTCGACTTTGCCAAGCTGCACCTGGGACAGCACGGCAAGGACGACCTCATGGTGGTCCAGGAGCCTGAACCCCAGGGGCCCCACCCTGCGCCCGGCAAAGAGGGCCTCTACCCGCCCGAGAACAGGGAGATCCCCGTCCCCACGTCCAAGACGTCCGTGTCCTCCGTCAAGGCGTCGCTCAGTGGCCGCCGGCGGGAGAG gATCTCGCCGTCGGACGGGGACTCTGTGGTGAGCGACGGCTCCAGTGGGCGGGACTCAGGGGAGGATCCACGGCGAGGACAGGTCACGCCCAGCGACAGCAAGCAGGCGCGCAAAACACCCATCAGTGTTGCAAACG gcaAAAATAGAATCG GGCCCCCGCCCATGAATGGTTCGGAGCAGCTGTCTTCCACGGCGTCCATCTTCGAGCACGTGGACCGTATGTCCCGCTCCATGGAGGCGAGCAGGAGGCTGCCCAACAAGATCCAGCTCATCGCCATGCAGCCCATGGCCGTCCCCCCACTTCTCAGGCCCAGCGTCAACGGAAAGATACCGGTGAACCCCCACATGAACAAAGAG ATGCAGGTGGCGCTGAGACACAAGTCGGAGATCGAACACCACCGCAACAAGATCCGCCTGCGTGCCAAGAGGAAGGGCCACTACGACTTCCCCGCCATGGAGAACACGCCGTCCAACGGCTTCGGAGACACCAAAGACCCGGGCCGGATCTACCAGAAGGCCCGGCAGCAGATAGACCGGATCCTGGACCCGGAGCTCCACATCCCCTCCCTCTTCACAGAGTCCAAGAAAGG GGCTCGAGGCCGGCGCTCCCCgaggcagaggaggaaggaCCAGCTGAGCGCGGGGCTGGCGGACGCAGACCGGGACCACCTGATCACCAGCGACAGCGACGCCGTCTACAGAAGGGGTCCCGGCGTCAGCAACGTGGCCTTCGTG TCGGACCCCGACCAGGGCTCCCCCGCCCGGAGCCCCTCGCCCAGCGACGACGTCTTCCTGGgcccctcctccccgccgccgGGCCACGCCCCCGCTCCGCCCCCCTACGCCCCGCCCCAGCCCTCCATCGAGGAGGCGCGGCAGCAGATGCACTCGCTGCTGGACGACGCCTTCGCCCTGGTGTCGCCCACCTCGCAGGGCAGCGCGCCGGGCGTCACCCTcccggggggcggcggcggcccccaCCACCCGCCGGGCGCCAGTCCGCCGGCGGCCCCCGGCTCCAGGGCCTGGGGCTCGTCCCGCCCGCTGCCCCTCAGCTCCTTCCCCGGG CCCCTCACCATCGCTCAACCCCCTCACTCACAGAGGTACAACGACCTGGGTTTGCCCCCGAGCCTCCTACACCG ACAGGGGCTAGGCTCCAGCTTCCTGCCCCCAGGGGAGGCCCCAGGCGCTGGGCCCCCACTGCAGCCTGACAGCCTGTACCCTAGCAAGGGCCACTACGCTGAGGAGCAGCCCTTGTCCGCCAGACCACGACCAGTAGGGGGCACTGCAG GctcccagctccaccacctgacGCAGGTGGGTCTGTCCAGCCGCATCAGCAGGGGACCGGTCGGACAGAATGACGACTGGAGCCATTACCATGACAACGACTACTCCGCTCCAGGCCATGGCAAGGATGCG ATGCCCCGGAACGGTATCAGGGAGCCCTCCGCACCGCCGGCCCACCAGAACACGCCCGGGCTGGGCTACCCCTCGGCCCCGGAGCCCCTGGACGCCGGCCCTCCCACCCACTCCTCGGCCTCCCTGATCAAGGCCATCCGGGAGGAGCTGCTGCGGCTGTCCCAGAAACAGGCGGCGGTGTCCAGCTACCACAGCTGA